Proteins encoded together in one Triticum dicoccoides isolate Atlit2015 ecotype Zavitan chromosome 7B, WEW_v2.0, whole genome shotgun sequence window:
- the LOC119342069 gene encoding 60S ribosomal protein L10a-like yields the protein MSKLQSDAVKDAITQIVGEAREKKRKFTETVELQIGLKNYDPQKDKRFSGSVKLPHIPRPKMRVCMLGDAQHVDQAEKMGLDYMDVESLKKMNKNKKLVKKLAKKYHAFLASEAIIKQIPRLLGPGLNKAGKFPTLVSHQESLEAKVNETKATVKFQLKKVLCMGVAVGNLSMDEKQIQQNIQMSVNFLVSLLKKNWQNVRCLYVKSTMGKRVRVF from the exons ATGAG TAAGCTCCAAAGTGACGCTGTCAAGGATGCTATCACCCAGATTGTTGGGGAGGCCAGAGAAAAGAAGCGCAAGTTCACTGAGACTGTGGAGCTTCAGATCGGTCTCAAAAACTATGACCCACAAAAGGACAAACGTTTCAGCGGCTCAGTGAAGCTGCCCCATATCCCCCGCCcaaagatgagggtgtgcatgcttggtGATGCCCAGCATGTCGACCAG GCTGAGAAAATGGGACTTGACTACATGGATGTTGAAAGTCTCAAGAAGATGAACAAGAACAAGAAGCTTGTTAAGAAGCTAGCCAAGAAGTACCATGCTTTCTTGGCATCAGAGGCCATAATCAAGCAGATCCCTCGTCTCCTTGGCCCTGGTCTTAACAAGGCAG GCAAGTTTCCCACTCTGGTTAGTCACCAGGAATCTCTTGAAGCCAAGGTCAACGAGACAAAAGCTACAGTCAAGTtccagctaaagaaggttctttgcATGGGTGTTGCTGTAGGCAACTTGTCGATGGACGAGAAGCAGATCCAACAAAACATCCAAATGAGCGTCAACTTCCTTGTGTCCCTCCTGAAGAAGAATTGGCAGAAT GTGAGGTGCCTGTACGTGAAGAGCACCATGGGGAAGCGTGTACGTGTGTTCTAA